In Lactiplantibacillus pentosus, the sequence CGATTATTCAAACGACCTTTTTGATCGATTGGCACCTTCCGTTTGCCATTCAGTGCCGTCGCCTGATCTAAGTATTCGACCCAGAGGATTTCTGGATCGTTAGTGGTATACATTTCCTTCGCTTTACCCGCGTATAATAACGTTTCTTTTTCAATCGCTGCCGTCATACTCATTGTTCCCCTTTCAGAATTGAAACTGATGCCAATGCTGCGTCAATATTGTGATTTAACACGGTGACGTGGCCCATCTTCCGTTGCGACTTGATCGCCGCCTTGCCGTAATCATGAAAATGCCATTCGGGATGGTTGATCAACTGCTGCCGAGCAAGTGTCAAATCATCGCCCAGTAAGTTACGCATCACTGCTGGACTGGTCTGGACCACAGCGGGAATCGGTAACCCACAAATGCTACGAATATGTGCTTCAAATTGTGAAATGTTGCAAGCTTCAATCGTATAGTGGCCCGAGTTATGGGGTCGCGGCGCTAGCTCATTCACAATTAAAGTGTCATCTGGTAAGACAAAGAATTCGATGCCGAGAACCCCTCTTAATTCAAGCGCCTCAGCAATTGAAACCGCGATTTTACGCGCAGCGGCGTGGACACTCGCTTGCACGTTCGCAGGGGCAATCGTGGTGTGCAGAATATGATGTTGATGTTGGTTTTCAACGAGTGGGAAGGTCGTCACGACATCCGCTGCACTGCGCGTCACCATCATCGAAACTTCCGTCTGAAATTCTTGGCGTGCTTCCAAAATACAAGGATGGGCGAGCAGCGCCTCCGCTTCCGGTGTAATGGTCGTTGATGCTAAATCAGCTTGGCCGTGGCCGTCGTAACCGCCCGCCGCCGTTTTGAGAATGGCCGGGGTGCCGACCCGGTTTAACGCATAATTCAAGGATTGACGGTCATTGACTGGTGCAAATGGTGTGACTGGAATGCCATGGTCATGTAAGAATTGTTTTTCGTTCAGCCGGTCACCCGTAATATGCAGTAATTCGGTTCCCTGTGGTAATTGGGCGTATGCTTGAGCCGCCTTCAAGGCCGTCTCATCAACGTTCTCGAATTCATAGGTCAACACATCACTCCGCCGCGCTAAATCGAGTAAGGCGGCCTCGTCATCATAAGCCGCAACAATTTGAAAGTCCGCGACTTGAGCGGCTGGCGCTTTGGGCGTCGGATCTAAGACACCAACTTGATAGCCCATCGCTTTGGCGCTTAGTGTCATCATCTGTCCAAGCTGCCCCCCACCGACGATGCCAATGGTGGCTGGTGGTAAAATCGGCTGTTTAAAACTGGCGTTCACTTTGCTCAGCCTCCTGACGTTGTTTGTCTCGAAAATCACTGATTGCTTGTTGGACTGCTGGCTCGCGTAGCCCAATAATTTGAGCGGCCATCAAAGCGGCGTTTTTGGCACCAGCCTCTCCGATTGCCATCGTGGCTACGGGAACCCCCGCTGGCATTTGAACGATTGAGAGTAATGAATCGACCCCGTTCAACGCCTTCGTCTTAATTGGCACCCCGATAACTGGAAGGACGGTATTGGCAGCCAACATTCCAGGAAGATGAGCGGCTCCACCGGCACCCGCAATAATGACTTGTAGTCCCCGCTCAGCAGCCTGTTCGCCATACGTCTGCAACGTCTGCGGCATCCGATGTGCCGAAATGACGTGGCGCTCGTACGAAACACCCATTGCTGTTAACCGTTCGGCGGCCAATTGCATCGTTGGCCAATCCGAAATTGATCCCATCACTAACCCAACTTTTGCCATCACGATCCCTCTTTCTCTGTTTTCACCATTAGTTTAGCAACCAGCTGGTCCGCTGTCAACGAATTTCTTAACTTTATTGATTAATTAACGTTTTAATGTTCGCGTTACTATCCGACACAATTTTGCTAATATTTCTTCATTTCCCAACACAAACCGCTATTTTAGTTAATTTACAGCTATTTTAGCGAATCATCTTCCACCCCTTCTCAGGGCTCGCCATAATAATATTAATATTATAATTACCGAACAATCCCTGATTGCACAAAAAAAGAAGCTTTCAAGCATTGGTGGACTTGAAAGCTTCTTAAAACACATTCGATTATTTGGCTGAAGCACCGGATACATCATCAACGGCTGGTTCTTCAGGCTTAGTTGGTTCTGCTGCCGTATCGGCTGAAGCGCCGGAAACGTCATCGACAGCGGGTTGTTCTTCCGTATCCGCAGAAGCACCGGATACATCATCTGGTTTAGTTTCCTTGGCTTTAGAAGAAGCACCAGAAACCGCGTCAGTCTTCGCATCTGGATCAGGTGCTAACATCTGTCCAGTCTGCTTCAAGTAATACTTCACGATTGGTAATAAGTCGAGGACAAACTCGTTGATGCCTTTGTATTCGCCCTTGTCGTCATGTAAGGCTTGGTAGTAATGCATGACATACTTATTTGGAATCCCGGGTACCGGTAACTTGAAGAGGTCAGTCTCACCGGTCCGCAGCATGTGAACCGCACGTTTAACCCCAGGAACGGCCCGCTTAGGATGGCAGTCTGCTAACGGGTTACCGGCTTGTGCTGGCGTCCGTGAGGCTAACATCTTGTCGCCGTCCATCTGGTGGTTATAGTAGAGGAACTGGTTGTTGGCATCGGCATAAGTTAATTCCATCGGCATCGAGTTTAAGAACCAGTTCAACTGGTTGACCGTCAATACCCCACGGTCTAACTTAACGTAGTCGTCACCTTCAGCGGCGTGGGTCTTAGCTGCTGCTTGTTCGACCCAGTCAGCGGCATGCATGTTGACGCCTTTAATGGTCGTCTCAACTTCGCCCTTCGCTTCTAGGTCTTCATTCTTCCAGTCATCCGCATGTGCTTCTTTGTCCATCGCATTGACCATCTTAACAAACTTGAGGAACTTACCTAACGTTTCTTGTAAAAATGAAACGGTGCGGGCGTCTTTTAAATTGTTTTGATCATCAAAGGCTTGCTTGACTTCACCTAATAAGAATTCATTACCCGGCATGACCACTGCGTCCACACCAGGAGATTCCAAGATCTGCCGTAAGTTCAACTGTGCCCGTGAAGAGCCTTGGTCATAATATGAAGCACCCACAATCAAGACTGGTTTGCCGGACATTGGATGAATCTTGAATGATAACCATTCGATGACACTCTTCAAGGCAGCGGTAATCGTGTGGTTGTGTTCAGGCGTCGCAATAATGACCCCATCTGCTTGCATAATTTTCCGCTTCAGATATTGAACGGCTTCGCCTTCCGTCTGGTCATCACTTTGGTTAAACATCGGCACGTCTTGAATGTCCAAGATTTCAACGTCCACCATGTCACTAAAATGATTAGCGATAAACTTCAACAATAACCGATTATAAGACTTATCTTCAATTGACCCTGCAATTCCAACTAATTTCATACGTCTCGCCCTCTCTATAGTTTTTCCCAATCCATGTCGCGAACTTCTTGGTACGTCGTTGCGTTCGCGTTCTTAAGCTTTTTCGTGATTTCGACAAACATCTGGAAGTCAGCGAATAACCCGTCTAACTTAGCCACCTGTTGGTCATCTACCAAGTCGCCGTCATCATCGAATGCTTGTAATGAATGGCCGAGCATAAATTCAGAACTTGGCATGATGCGCGCGCGTAATTCAGGTGAGTCCAACACTTGTCGCAAATGCGCTTGCGCCCGTGAAGTCCCTAGTGCCCCATAAGAAGCCCCTAGAATCATCACTGGCTTGTCCACAAATGGTTGAATATGGAATGAAAGCCATTCCAATGCATTTAACAGCACAGCTGGCGCCGAATGGTCATATTCAGGCGTACTGATGATAACCCCATCAGCGGCGTCGATTTTAGCGGCCATCCCCTGAGCTTGTTCTGGAATCTGCCGGTTTTCTGGCTTATTAAAAATCGGTAGCCCCTTAATTTCCATTAATTCGATTTCTGCTTGATCCGCATAGTGGGCCTGCATGTATTGCAATAACTTGCGGTTCGTCGATTCATCTGAATTGGTACCAACCATTGCGATAAATTTATGCATCGAAAACAACTCCTTCTATACTCAAATAGTCAAATATTATATATTTTCTAAATTAACAATTATATTGTAATGGATTTCACTAAAGAAAGCAAAACAATTTTAAGCGCTTTCAGTTAAATTTAATAAATAACTGAATTAACTTATCTCAAGTCTTTTCGCTTGTTTAAGTCGATTCAGTTGTCTACGCGGCTGCTGACAAAAATCGCCATTTAACCGGATTTTTCACAAAGTATTAGGGTGCAACCAATAAATCAATCAATTGGTCGCGGTCAATGTTACCAAAATATTGGCTCAAATCGAGGGGTGCCAGCGCGGTCGCAATCGCCTGCCGTTCGTATTTGACGCCAATTAGGTGGTCAATGACGGGGTCAACCGGTTGCGCACCAAAGAAGTCACCGTAAATCGTGACGGTTTTGATTCGGCCCGCATCCACGTTGAGTTGAAACTCGACCGTCCCCGCATCAAAATGGCGCCGTTGTTTGATCGTAAAGGCCGGTGATTGCCCGTAGATCCAGTCCCAATTTTTGAAATACTGCTGATTGAGTTCAGCGATGCCCGCACGAGCCTCATCATCAAGCTGGTAGGTCTTCGCCTGCTTCAAATCAGTCACCCCGAGGATTTCACGTGCCAGCGTATCCCGGAATTCTTCGATGGTCAGCTGCTGTTACTCGGGTGCCATGTACGGCTTCAAATTAGTGACCCGACTGCGAACGGACTTAATACCTTTCGATGCGAGCTTGTCCTTAGGTACCGTCAGCGCCTTCGCAATCTGGCTTTGGTCGACATCATACATCAATGTGCCGTGTGAGAACATCCGGCCATTTTCAACGTGCATCGCGTTACCAGAGAATTTCTTACCGTCAATCAACAAGTCATTGCGGCCGCTCATCGTCGCACCGGTCGCCCCCATTGCGTGCAAGGCGTTGAGAACCGGTGCGGTAAAGCGTTTGAAATTACCGAACCCGTCACCGTCGTCTTTGGTAATAAAACTAAAGCTAACATTGCCTAAATCATCATAGACCGCGCCACCGCCAGACGTCCGGCGCGTCAAAATAATATGCTGCTGTTTCACATAGTCCTGATTGATCTCCGCAACAACGTTTTGGTATCGACCCACGATAATGCATGGCGAATTAATATAAAAATACAGAATTGGTTCGGTCAAATCTGCGTGAGTCATCAAATAGGTCTCAATCGCGAGATTCGTCCGAATATCATGACTAGAACTTGCTAAATAGCGCATCGTCACACTTCCTATTCCAAATAGATTCGTTGCAAATCCTTGATTTCATTATTGGTCAGCTTCAACTCAGTATGCAAATAGTGCGTCAAATTACCAGATTGGCGCTTAATTTCGGTCATTGCAGCATCTAAATAAGCCGGATCAACTGACCACAGCGCACGAATACTTTCAATCGTTTCCGCTGAAGCACCTTGAGCCTTGGCAGCTGCCATCGCGCCGTTGATTCGGCCAATCGACGCTTGGTTGGTCAGTAAATAATCTTGTTTGATGGTCGCGAAATCGACACCCAGCGCCGTTAATAAGTACACGGCGCCCATGCCAGTCCGGTCCTTACCGGCTGTACAATGGAATAACAGCGTTGAATCAGGTTGGTCATTCGCTAGTAAGTTATCGAAGAACCGGCGATACTCATCCTTAGCGTGCTGTTCATCTGCGACCATCCGATAAACCTTGAGCATGTGTTTGAAGCCACTATCCGGATGTTTCTCCAAGTTCGCAGTCATCTTGTCCGTGCCATCTGAATTACGCGTCTCATCGACGTTAAAGACCGGTGCATAGACGTACTTAGCATTAGCTGGCACCCGGTCAGGCGCATCTAATACTTCTTTTGGTGAACGAAAGTCGATGTCATAGCGAACACCATAGTCGTCCAATTGCGCTTGGCCAGCCGGCGTGAGTTGGTCGAGGCCACCCGTCCGAATCACTTTATGCCACTTGACCGTGCGTCCGTCTTTAGTCGCGTAACCACCGAGTTCGCGAAAGTTGATACCACCTGGTACCGTTAATACACGTTGATTTGTCATTGTTGAAGCCACCTATCTGTTGTCATTTCAACTCCTATTCTAACATTGTCTTCCCCTCAATCGGGTGCCAATTGTCTGATTGTTGTTTTTTAACACCCGATGTGCGGTTGAATTTGCAGGTTGCAGCTGATTCACCACCGATTATGATTGGGTGTTATAATGTTTACAGATTCAGACGTTCGTGGCTGTTTGGTTCAAGTTAGACCGGGTCACAGCGCGCTAAAATTTATCACGGGTTTTATTAACGGAGGATTTACGATGACATTTGACTACGCACACCAAACCGACTGGCCGATGACTAGTGGTAAGCACCAATCACCAATTGATATTCAAACCAGCAAAACGCAGGATTCACAACTTTCAGCCATTAGCTGGCGTGGTTTATACCAAGCACAATCGATTACTGGCGAAGCAACGACACTCAAAGCGCACGGGATTGGTGCGGCCTACTTGAATGACCGCGATTTCACCTTCCAACAGCTGCATTTCCACACGCCAGCCGAACACCTGATTGACGGCCAAGCTGCGCCCATCGAATGGCATTTGGTTCACCGAAGCGCTACCGGTCAGTTAGCCGTGGTCGCCGTCTTTGGCCGCATTGGCAAGCCTAACCAGTCATTTCAGGGTTTATTAGACCAATTTACGCCTGAAGCAAGCCATGACCTCACTGAACCAGTCAATCTGACCGAACTACTCCCAGACACCGGGACGGTCTATCACTACCTCGGTTCATTGACGACGCCACCACTTAGCGAAACGGTCGAATGGTACGTTTGCGCCGACACGGTCATGATTGGTGAAGAACAGCTGGCTGCTTATCAACGATTATTTGCCGCAAATAACCGGGCAATTCAACCACTCAATGACCGACCAATTATTGCCGAACGCTTCTAAAATAAATGCTTAATGGGGTGAGCATATGCCAAAAAAGGTAATCTGGGGATTAATTGCCTGTGGCTTATTCCTGCTAATGATTATTGGGTTAGGCTTGACGACCCAGATTCATCAGGATCAGACGAACCACGTGGTGACCAAACAAAAACGACCGCTGATCATGATTGGCGGCAGTAGTAGTAGCCTGACGGATTTTGATGACATTATTCGTTCGCTCAACAAAACGGATCGGCATCCGTTGATTCGGGTGACCGTTACTGCTGATCAACAACTGAAAGTGACCGAAACCCGCGTCAAAAACACGACCATCAACGACGCCTTAATCGTGATTTTTTTCGAGAACAGTACCGATTCCAACGACAATATCAAAACGCAAACGACGGGCTTAGCTAAGGCAGTCCGCTACCTCAAGCGCCACCAGCACCTGACGACCGCCAATGCGCTGGGCTACTCGAATGGTGGCCTGATTTGGAGCCGCTACCTCGCTGGGTTGAGCACTGATAATCCGTTAAGCGTACACGACTTGATGGTTATCGGCACCCCGTTTTTGGGTACCGATGCGGAAAATCCAGATAAAACGTTGTATGACCCGTTGCTCGACCATAAAGCCGCCTTCAAAAAGTTACACGCCGTCATTAATGTCGCCGGCGATACTGGGGATGGCAACGACGACATCGTCCCACTCAGCAGTGTTAACGCGGGTGGCAAGTTGTTCATGAATAACGTCACGCGCTACACCGCCATGACCGTCAACCAGAAATCCATCAGTCACGGTGACTTATTGCATGAAGCCTACGTGGCGCGTCTCATTCGGCAAAACCTCATTAACCAATAAATCGTCGCTCATCACATTCAGTATCAACTAAAAAACAAGCCGAACACGGTTAGTCAACTTCAGCTAAAGTTGGCAACCGTGTTCGGCTTGTTTTGTTTTAGAGACACAACCATTATTACGCATGTGCTAGGTAACTTGTCATGAATCATGGTTAAATTATGTCATTTCTTAAGTTCAAAAGCCGCCAGCCTAGACCCGCTGGAAACAGTGCGAGTTAGCGTGAACCTGCTGTTGTAGCGACGTCCTACGCCGGCTTCCAGGCATTCTGGGCAATGGCCGTAACGTGGTGGACACAGATTTAAGCCGACAACCCACGTCTTAAATACTGGTCTTTCACGCTGGCTGCGATATGGACGAAACGTGTTCAGGTCAGACTGGGACTTCCGGTTAGCTACGCCAGAACGCCAAGCGGAAATGCACCGCTTAACGCTCTAGCTAGGCTAATCCTCAGTCCCAACCCGTCTGAACCTCACACTCTGAGAAGCACTTGGCCTTGCCCAGAATACCTTCCAGCCGGGATGGTATTCGAAAGGCAGACATGTGCGAACTCAACTTTTTGTTGGATTAGTCGTTGGTTCCTTGGTACACGGGGACTTTGATATTGAACTGTCAGATTAGTTTCTAATGATAACTAAGCTTCCTAACCCATGCTTTAACTTTTCGAATCAACAGTTTCACTGAATTTGTCAAAACTTTCCCTAGTCGTTTGAGATAGCAAAGTCTCGAATTCCAAACGATGGCAATTTAATCAACTCATTTCAAGACTAATGTCCGTTGAATCTTGCGAATAAAATTTAACTGATTTTTTCAGTAATTAAGTGTGATAAAGCATTATTGACGACAATTAAAAGTTTGCCTGAAGGACCAGTCACTTAATATTCAGTGGTCAATTGTACCCAGATAGGTGGTCGTTCATCCGCCATTCGAACGGCTTCCCGACTGGAGGGGCTGGCTGACAATGCTCAAGGGCGAAGTTCTTCTTGTCCGGGTGGGTTTCCCGGGCTAGAAGAAGACTCGTATTTGAAATTGCGCAGTGGGTTTCTGCGTGAGTTCAAATCGATGTCCGCCCTGTTCCAGCGTTGTCAGCCAGCCCCGGAGGTCGGACTAAGACGTCCATTGGCTGACGAACAGGACGCCAACTTGGCATGATTTAACCATCTTTGATGCTAAAGAATAACTAGCACAACGCGCTTCAAGGCACTAGCTCCCGATTTAAGAGTTCGCCGTCGCCACAAAGCGTGCTAGTTCGTCTGTTGACATGCCGGCACTTACGCCGACTAGTAGTTTGATCCGTGCTTTTTGACCATTCAAGCCTTGGCAGAAAATCACACCCATCTGCTTCAATTGCACGCCGCCACCCTCATAAGCGTAAACGTCTTGTGCAATTCCGTTAAAGCACCGTGAAACGAGCACGACTGGAATCTGCATATCCAAGAGTTTTTGAACCGCTGGCAAGGTTGCCGGTGGTAAGTTACCAGCACCTAGCGCCTCAATCACGACTCCGTGCGTCGTTGGTTGTGCGATGGCATCAAATAATTCTGGCCCCATCCCGGCATAGGCTTTAATTAAGAAGACATTGTCAGTGACGCTTTGAATCGGGCAGACCGTTGAACGCAGTAGTGATTCGAAGAAGACCACGCCTTTATTGGCAACTAATCCGATTGGTCCAAAAGTGGGTGTCCGGAAAGTGGCCACGTTGGTCGTGTGGGTCTTCGTCACGTAACGGGCCGAGTGAATCTCATCGTTCATCACGACGAGCACGCCCTTTTCGGCCGCATCTGGCGTGCTAGCTGTCTGAATCGCTGTTTCTAAATTATGCAACCCGTCCGACCCGATTTCATTGGCCGAGCGCATCGCACCGGTAATCACGACTGGTAGCTCATTCGGTAACGTTAAATCCAAAAAATAAGCCGTTTCTTCTAATGTATCCGTTCCATGCGTAACCACCACGCCATCCACGCCTTCGTGGGCCGCTTTATCGATGCGTTGCTTCAGTTGCAACATCCGTGCAGGCGTAATGTGGGGTGAAGGAACATTGAAGACATCTTCAGTTTCCAACTCAATATCGGCACCGAATGACGATTGATAATTGTCCAACGGATTTTCTGCACCGGGCGTCACGTTGCCAGCTTCATCCGCCGACATGGCAATCGTACCACCGGTATGTAGTACCAAAATTTTTTTCACGTTAGCTCCTCCTGTCTTATCATGTGCGGATCATCCGCAGCTTCAGTGTGAACTACTCGGCCATAAATGACCGAGCTTCTAGGAACACCGCTGACTTACACCTTAGTGGCTAGCACTATAGTGAAGCGGTTACGGCTATTTACTAAGGCGCGTTCCGCGCCTAATTAGTCAGTTAAGCGCTTAAGATATTCTTAGCCGCGTTGATGTCTCGATCGTGGCTAATACCACAATGAGGACACGTCCACTCACGAATATCTAAGGTGTGTTTACCATCATCATAACCGCAATTAGAACAAATTTGCGATGTTTTACGAGGATTAACAGTGACTAGCTGTTTTCCGTACCAAGCACATTTGTATTCCAATTGAGACCGCAATGTTCGCCAACTCTGGTTAGCAATTGCCCTGGCAAGCTTGTGATTTTTAAGAAGATTTTTGGTTTTCAAATCTTCAATCTTGATCACATCGTACTGCGCAATGAGTTGCTTACTAAGGTGATGCAGGTAGTTGTTGCGTTGGTTAGCGATCCGCTCATTGTACTTAGCTACCATGCGCTTCGCTTTCAGATAATTCTTGAAATCAGAAAGTTCTCTAGGTTCAATCACTTTATTATGCTGATCCCAAGCAATCTCCTTTTGAGCTTGTCGTCTTCTGCGAGCCAAACGTTTCTCCCAGTAATGCTTCTTCTTAGCTAGCGCTTTATCGAACCGGATTGTGGGGTATTTAACCCCATCACTGGTAATCACTAAGTCAGCGATACCCATATCAATGCCAACTTTGCTGGTTACTTTTGGCAGTTTTTCAATTTCAGTATCGACTAATAGAATTGCGTAGAATTTACCGGTTGCGGATAACCGGATTGTCACATTCGTGATGTTCCCCGAAATGACTTGGCCGCACTTAAAGCGTAAATTCCCTAGTTTAGGTAACTTGAGACGATTGGCACTGATCACCTGAATATTGTGATTCACAGAATTACATTGATAACTCTGTTTTGGAAACTTGCGTGATTTGAATTTTGGAAAGCCCTGATGTTCTTTGAAAAATTTTTGATAAGCATGGTGTAGGTCGCGGCTGACATGTAATAGAGAGGTTGATTCTGCCGCTTTTAGGAATGTGAACTCTTGCTTTAAAGCTTTGATGAGGTAGTTCATGTCAAATTCATTGACGTATCGACCGCCGTTTGCATAACGCTGTTTCTGCATCGCTAGCAATTGATTCCAGACGAACCGACAGTAACCAAAATTAGCAATGATTTTAGCCCGCTGTTGTGAATTGGGATAGATCCGAGTTTTAACGGCCTTCAAAGTCATCGATTTCCACCTCCTGATGTCGTTGATCATCAATGTATTTGGCTACCGCTGCTTGATTAGTGGTGCCAATACTTTCCACATAGTAACTAGACGACCACAAGTGGCGATCAGCCTTTTTCCAGTAGTCGCGCTGTAATTCAGGGCATTCGCGGAATAGCCGCCAAGCGCTGATGCCTTTTAACCATCTAACAATATTAGTAACCGATAATTTAGGTGGCGCGCTTATCAGTAGGTGAATATAGTCATCTTTATCAATTTCCATGTGATCAATACTAAATCCATATTTTGACGCAATTTCCTGTAATACTCGCTTCAATACAACCTCAACGTTTCCCTTGAGAACGTGGTTGCGGTATTTAGTACCCCAGATGACATGGTAGTTAAGATTGTAAACGGATGTTCTACCATAGGTTAGTACGTTGGTGTCTTTCATACCAGTATTATAACACTTCTGGGAATTAACCATGTGCAAAACGACACGCGATTCATCACGTCCTTGAAAGAACGGGTTTCCTCGCTAAATCTCAAAAATTATTTTAGGCCTGCCATCTTAGAATTGCAATCCGCCCTCACCGCTTCTTCATGTCAACTTCCTTAGATTCTCATATAACGTATCCTCACAACGAACACCACCTAAAAAAGATCGCCACTGATTCGTTAGTCAGTTAGTTACTTAGTTACTGAGTGACTAACTTTTGACCGGATTAACTAACCTCAAGTTGGCCAAATCATCAACCAATCGCTAAATTCCGCTAATTATTTTGTCGTGCTAATCCCCCGTCATAGCTGACTTTTCACCCGCAAGCGGCTATCAAAAGACAAATTATGTTTGACAGAATAGCTAGTTGCCTTTATAGTTAGTTACATAAGTAATTAACCAAATAACAAACTAACAACCCAAAAGGAGTTTTACAAAATGACAACGACACCGATTATGACTGTCAACGACCTGCACAAAACGTATGGTAAGGCCGGCAGCAAACAATACGAAGCCTTGAAGGGCATCGACTTCAACGTCCAACCAGGCGAATTTGTCGGCATCATGGGGGCCTCTGGTTCCGGGAAGACCACGCTGCTGAACATGCTAGCCACTTTAGACCAACCAACTAGTGGTGAAGTCACGATTCGCCAGCAACCCATCACCCATTTAAAAGGCAATCAACTGGCCGATTTTCGTTCCAAGGAGATTGGGTTCATCTTCCAAGACTTCAACTTATTAGAAACGATGACGGCTTATGAAAACATCGCCTTGCCGCTGTCATTGCAAAATACGCCTAGCAAGCAAATCAAACCGGCCGTCGAAAAAGTAGCCCAACAGTTAGGTATTCAAGAATTTCTCACGAATTATCCAAACGAACTCTCTGGTGGTCAAAAGCAACGGGTCGCAGCGGCACGGGCCCTCATCAATGATCCTGCAATTCTCTTTGGTGATGAACCGACCGGCGCACTAGATTCCAAGTCCGCGCGGGAATTGCTTGATTTATTTACCAAAATCAACCAGGAACGGGCCGTCTCAATTCTGTTGGTAACTCACGACCCCTTCTCAGCTAGCTTCTGCCAACGGATCCTGTTCATCAAAGACGGACAGATTGGACAAGAACTGAAACGGGGAACGGCCAGTCGGAGCGACTTTTATCAACAAGTGCTTGATAACCTCGGGACGTTTGAACAATAAGCGAAATTAATCAAAAGGAGTTTTATCACGATGTTAACTAAACTTGCCATGACCGGGTTCAAACACCGCTGGCGCGATTATCTGGTCCTATTTTCAGGATTGATCATGTCCAGTGCGATCTTCTACATGTTTGAAGCCCTCGCCACCAACAACGCGTTCTTAAAACAAAACACCAGCATCGGTATGGTCGGCTTTATCTTCCAATTCGGCTCAGTCTTACTGACGATTATCACGTTAGTCTATATCGGCTATGCCAATTCATTTTTACTCAGCATGCGCAAACGCGACTACGGCCTCTTTATGATGGTCGGTGCGCGTAAAAGCAAAATCGGGCAGCTGATTTGGCTCGAAACCTTACTGGTCGGCGTTACTGCGACCATTGTCGGAATTTTAGTCGGAACTGCCCTGACTGCCGGCGTAAGTCAAATCCTAATCAACAGTTTAGGCCTGACGCTACACCGCTTTGCCGCTTGGTACGCACCCGCCGCACTCGTCACGATTCTCTTGTACGTCGGTTTATTCCTGATTGCCGGCGTCTTCAACCTGATTGCCTTGACTCGGACCCCTGCTTTGAAGCTGCTCCATAGTAACGACCAACCCAACCGACCGCAACTCAAACCAATGCGGCAATTGCTCGAAGTCATCGTGGGCTTGATTTCCATTGCGATTGGTTACTGGGCCATGGCTAACTTGGAAACACTCGTGCTGGCTGGTATCGGTATTGCCCTAGTCACCATCGTTTTAGGCACGTACCTGCTATTTAACGCCATCTTCGTTTGGCTAATGGTCGCCCTGAAACGGTTCAAGTTCGCACAACGGGGCTTAAACGGCTTCACGCTTTCTCAGCTGAGTTTTCGCATCCGTAATTACACTAAGATGCTATCGATCGTCGCCATGTTATTCGCACTGGCACTGGGTGC encodes:
- a CDS encoding NAD(P)H-dependent oxidoreductase, which gives rise to MKLVGIAGSIEDKSYNRLLLKFIANHFSDMVDVEILDIQDVPMFNQSDDQTEGEAVQYLKRKIMQADGVIIATPEHNHTITAALKSVIEWLSFKIHPMSGKPVLIVGASYYDQGSSRAQLNLRQILESPGVDAVVMPGNEFLLGEVKQAFDDQNNLKDARTVSFLQETLGKFLKFVKMVNAMDKEAHADDWKNEDLEAKGEVETTIKGVNMHAADWVEQAAAKTHAAEGDDYVKLDRGVLTVNQLNWFLNSMPMELTYADANNQFLYYNHQMDGDKMLASRTPAQAGNPLADCHPKRAVPGVKRAVHMLRTGETDLFKLPVPGIPNKYVMHYYQALHDDKGEYKGINEFVLDLLPIVKYYLKQTGQMLAPDPDAKTDAVSGASSKAKETKPDDVSGASADTEEQPAVDDVSGASADTAAEPTKPEEPAVDDVSGASAK
- a CDS encoding tyrosine-protein phosphatase; the protein is MTNQRVLTVPGGINFRELGGYATKDGRTVKWHKVIRTGGLDQLTPAGQAQLDDYGVRYDIDFRSPKEVLDAPDRVPANAKYVYAPVFNVDETRNSDGTDKMTANLEKHPDSGFKHMLKVYRMVADEQHAKDEYRRFFDNLLANDQPDSTLLFHCTAGKDRTGMGAVYLLTALGVDFATIKQDYLLTNQASIGRINGAMAAAKAQGASAETIESIRALWSVDPAYLDAAMTEIKRQSGNLTHYLHTELKLTNNEIKDLQRIYLE
- a CDS encoding carbonic anhydrase family protein, yielding MTFDYAHQTDWPMTSGKHQSPIDIQTSKTQDSQLSAISWRGLYQAQSITGEATTLKAHGIGAAYLNDRDFTFQQLHFHTPAEHLIDGQAAPIEWHLVHRSATGQLAVVAVFGRIGKPNQSFQGLLDQFTPEASHDLTEPVNLTELLPDTGTVYHYLGSLTTPPLSETVEWYVCADTVMIGEEQLAAYQRLFAANNRAIQPLNDRPIIAERF
- a CDS encoding NADPH-dependent FMN reductase, with the translated sequence MHKFIAMVGTNSDESTNRKLLQYMQAHYADQAEIELMEIKGLPIFNKPENRQIPEQAQGMAAKIDAADGVIISTPEYDHSAPAVLLNALEWLSFHIQPFVDKPVMILGASYGALGTSRAQAHLRQVLDSPELRARIMPSSEFMLGHSLQAFDDDGDLVDDQQVAKLDGLFADFQMFVEITKKLKNANATTYQEVRDMDWEKL
- the purK gene encoding 5-(carboxyamino)imidazole ribonucleotide synthase → MNASFKQPILPPATIGIVGGGQLGQMMTLSAKAMGYQVGVLDPTPKAPAAQVADFQIVAAYDDEAALLDLARRSDVLTYEFENVDETALKAAQAYAQLPQGTELLHITGDRLNEKQFLHDHGIPVTPFAPVNDRQSLNYALNRVGTPAILKTAAGGYDGHGQADLASTTITPEAEALLAHPCILEARQEFQTEVSMMVTRSAADVVTTFPLVENQHQHHILHTTIAPANVQASVHAAARKIAVSIAEALELRGVLGIEFFVLPDDTLIVNELAPRPHNSGHYTIEACNISQFEAHIRSICGLPIPAVVQTSPAVMRNLLGDDLTLARQQLINHPEWHFHDYGKAAIKSQRKMGHVTVLNHNIDAALASVSILKGEQ
- the purE gene encoding 5-(carboxyamino)imidazole ribonucleotide mutase, giving the protein MAKVGLVMGSISDWPTMQLAAERLTAMGVSYERHVISAHRMPQTLQTYGEQAAERGLQVIIAGAGGAAHLPGMLAANTVLPVIGVPIKTKALNGVDSLLSIVQMPAGVPVATMAIGEAGAKNAALMAAQIIGLREPAVQQAISDFRDKQRQEAEQSERQF